The nucleotide window TCTCTCTAAATGTTTCATCTACAACTGCGAAATCGTCTTTAGATAAAGCAAAGTTTATCATCATGTCTGAGTTGAACTGTTGTCTTCTACCACTTTTTCGGTTGCCTTTATAGTTTTCAAGAATCATGAAGGACCTTACAGCGTTTATCCTGAACATCCTTTTTAGCATTTCAGTCCCCTGTAAAGCATCCTTCATAGTTCTTTCAATCATGTCTAGGTCGATTCCATCTATGATTTCTTTAATATCTATCTTTATGTCTTGGGAGAAGGAAAGTGTGAACCCTAAATCGGATATCGATACAGATACATCTATACCTCGTCGGCGGGAAACTTCATGTGCGATTAGGCGGCTTAATCCATCATTGAATTTACGGCCATAGGTGCTTTGGAATAAAAACCTTTTACGGTGGTTGCGGTCATGGTATTCCTCGACATAGAAATTTTTTGGAGTTGAAATCGATTCACCACCTGAATACATAACCTGCTCCATAAACATCTTTATAAGGCTTTTACGGGCATTTTCATCGATTGGAAATGTCTTTAAGTGTTCTTCAGCTTTTTCTGCAGACCCACCTCCAACCCAAACCTGCATTTTATCCTTAAACTCAAGTATTTTAATCGCTAAATCATAAGATAACGGTAATCTCTCTGAAAACCATCTAGGTACGTTTGATGGTCTGTCAGTTTGATCTACATAGACCTTGCCACCACGCCTATACCTGAACTCATATCTGTCACCACCCAAATGGAAAACATCCCCCTTTTCAAGTTTATCAAGATACTGTTCATCAAGGCTTCCAACCCTTTTTTTATCATTCCTAGTGAAAACGCCGCAGGAAAAACTTGCAGGAATGGTCCCCAAATTCGTCATGTAAATCACTCTTGACATACCGCCCCTACGACCGATTTCTCCAGACTCCTCATCGTACCATATTTTAGCATAAATATTTTTATCTTCCATTCCAGCATAATCAGCTGTCAAATACTTAATAACCTTATCAAAATCACTTTCACTGAGGCCAGAATAACAATAAGACCTCTTAACAACCTTCTTAACCTCACTCAAAGGCCTCACACTGTTTATTGCCATACCATATATGTGTTGGGAAAGCACATCCAGACAGTTAGTTGGTATAAACACCCTGTCAATAAACCCTTCTTCTGCATTTCTCAACATCACAGAACATTCAAGCAATTCATCCCTATCCATAACAAAGACAATACCCTTTACTTTGTGATGGAGCGAGTGGCCAGACCTACCTATCCGCTGCAACAACTTAGAAACAGATTTAGGAGACCCAATCTGAACAACAAGATCAAGGTGGGGCATATCGACTCCAAGTTCTAACGAGGTGCTGGTTGTTACAAAATCTATTTCCCCATGCTTTAACTTCTCTTCAATCTCCATTCTTTTTTCACGACCCAACGAACCGTGGTGACACCCAGTGTTCTCATCAACATAATG belongs to Methanonatronarchaeum sp. AMET-Sl and includes:
- a CDS encoding ATP-dependent helicase, coding for MSVKPSSELSGVESFIIDEVFEPSVRDWWVGKFGRYFDVNDGYFTPPQRGAIPNIHRGENTLVCAPTGSGKTLSSFASIINELYKLSREDELENTVYCLYISPLKSLANDIHRNLVEPLRGIEEISRERGYENDDIRHAIRHGDTPKSERAKMLDKTPHILNTTPETLAILINSPKFKEKLKTVRWVIVDEIHSLAEGKRGVHLSLSLERLQAMADQEFVRIGCSATVEPVEEVAKFLVGSGRDYEVVDTRFIRDMELELRCPTNDLINTDPEKISDVLYRELHTLIQGHENTLIFTNTRSGAERVLKNLRSKFPEHYVDENTGCHHGSLGREKRMEIEEKLKHGEIDFVTTSTSLELGVDMPHLDLVVQIGSPKSVSKLLQRIGRSGHSLHHKVKGIVFVMDRDELLECSVMLRNAEEGFIDRVFIPTNCLDVLSQHIYGMAINSVRPLSEVKKVVKRSYCYSGLSESDFDKVIKYLTADYAGMEDKNIYAKIWYDEESGEIGRRGGMSRVIYMTNLGTIPASFSCGVFTRNDKKRVGSLDEQYLDKLEKGDVFHLGGDRYEFRYRRGGKVYVDQTDRPSNVPRWFSERLPLSYDLAIKILEFKDKMQVWVGGGSAEKAEEHLKTFPIDENARKSLIKMFMEQVMYSGGESISTPKNFYVEEYHDRNHRKRFLFQSTYGRKFNDGLSRLIAHEVSRRRGIDVSVSISDLGFTLSFSQDIKIDIKEIIDGIDLDMIERTMKDALQGTEMLKRMFRINAVRSFMILENYKGNRKSGRRQQFNSDMMINFALSKDDFAVVDETFREILYDKLELDHVQQFIQKIQQNEIDITQKNVGSPSPFMFGTATLDASDVVLAEDRSSVIKKFHQQVIEEIGLDGPK